The proteins below come from a single Lasioglossum baleicum chromosome 20, iyLasBale1, whole genome shotgun sequence genomic window:
- the LOC143218825 gene encoding ATP-dependent RNA helicase DHX8-like: MDEVSKLEHLSLVSKICTELENHLGLNDKDLAEFIIHLAEENSAFDKFKRVLLENGAEFSESFMANLLRIIQHMKPTRPMQDKPALSAAKQDELAQKFPGLALPNDEPKAPDPKELKDDDIVSNAMASLEELAPSHKKSSGDVKKEIQPEKPIETEKKIKHSRRSRSKDRKRHRSRSSNRKEKRHRSRSHSRSRGRSKSRERKHHRSKDRRRSRSRDRKSRDYKDRHSGRHSAFRNGSDRSRSRSVEEMSMDPEVGKIYSGKVANIVPFGCFVQLEGLKRRWEGLVHISQLRREGRVASASDVVSRGQKVLVKVLNIGGQKVSLSMKDVDQETGRDLNPVVAVAKTEEDEKHLRNPDRPTSLLELQGNWDEDETCSRKRVQRLSSPEKWEIKQMLAASCIDRSELPEFDMETGILPREDDEEEDVEIELVEEEPPFLHGHGRALGDLSPVRIVKNPDGSLAQAAMMQSALAKERREQKMLQREQEMDSVPTGLNKNWIDPLPEAESRTLVANMRGIGLQTQDLPEWKKHVIGGKKSSFGKKTNLTLLEQRQSLPIYKLRDDLVKAVTDNQILIVIGETGSGKTTQITQYLAEAGFTARGKIGCTQPRRVAAMSVAKRVAEEFGCRLGQEVGYTIRFEDCTGPETNIKYMTDGMLLRECLMDLDLKTYSVIMLDEAHERTIHTDVLFGLLKQAVGRRPDLKLIVTSATLDAVKFSQYFFEAPIFTIPGRTFEVEVMYTKEPETDYLDAALITVMQIHLREPPGDILLFLTGQEEIDTACEILYERMKSLGPDVPELIILPVYSALPSEMQTRIFEPAPPGSRKVVIATNIAETSLTIDGIYYVVDPGFVKQKVYNSKTGMDSLIVTPISQAAAKQRAGRAGRTGPGKCYRLYTERAYRDEMLPTPVPEIQRTNLATTVLQLKTMGINDLLHFDFMDAPPVESLIMALESLHSLSALDNEGLLTRLGRRMAEFPLEPNLSKMLIMSVHLQCSDEILTIVSMLSVQNVFYRPKDKQALADQKKAKFNQPEGDHLTLLAVYNSWRNNKFSNAWCYENFVQIRTLKRAQDVRKQLLGIMDRHKLDVVSAGKNTVRIQKAVCSGFFRNAAKKDPQEGYRTLVDSQVVYIHPSSALFNRQPEWVIYHELVQTTKEYMREVTTIDPKWLVEFAPAFFKFSDPTKLSKFKKNQRLEPLYNKYEEPNAWRISRVRRRRN, encoded by the exons ATGGATGAGGTTTCGAAGCTCGAACACTTGTCATTAGTGTCGAAGATATGCACGGAATTGGAGAATCATTTGGGACTGAACGACAAGGATTTAG CTGAGTTCATTATTCATTTGGCAGAGGAAAACAGCGCCTTCGACAAATTCAAGAGAGTCCTTCTGGAAAATGGAGCAGAATTTTCA GAATCGTTCATGGCCAATCTCTTGAGAATAATACAGCACATGAAGCCAACTAGACCAATGCAGGACAAGCCCGCACTGTCTGCAGCAAAACAAGACGAATTAGCACAAAAGTTCCCTGGTTTAGCTCTGCCGAACGACGAGCCGAAAGCACCAGACCCTAAGGAGCTCAAAGATGACGATATAGTCAGCAACGCAATGGCAAGCTTGGAAGAGCTGGCTCCGTCGCACAAGAAGTCTAGCGGTGATGTTAAGAAAGAGATCCAACCAGAAAAACCAATAGAGACTGAGAAAAAGATTAAACACTCGAGACGGAGTAGATCTAAAGACAGAAAAAGACACAGATCGCGTTCATCGAATCGCAAAGAGAAAAGACATAGATCTAGATCGCATTCGAGATCGAGAGGACGTTCGAAATCTAGAGAGAGGAAGCATCACAGGTCGAAGGATCGCAGAAGATCCAGATCACGAGATAGGAAATCTCGGGATTACAAAGACAGACACTCTGGGAGGCACTCTGCCTTCAGGAATGGATCGGATCGTTCGAGATCGAGATCCGTGGAGGAGATGTCCATGGATCCTGAAGTTGGGAAGATCTACTCTGGCAAAGTAGCTAATATTGTTCCTTTTGGCTGCTTTGTGCAGCTGGAGGGCTTGAAACGCAGATGGGAGGGACTCGTTCACATTTCACAATTGCGTAGAGAAGGAAGGGTTGCTAGTGCTAGCGACGTGGTATCTAGGGGCCAGAAGGTCCTTGTGAAGGTTCTCAATATTGGTGGACAGAAG GTATCCTTGAGCATGAAGGACGTGGACCAGGAAACTGGCAGAGACTTGAATCCTGTAGTGGCTGTTGCTAAAACCGAAGAAGACGAGAAGCATCTGCGCAATCCGGACAGGCCAACATCGTTATTGGAACTTCAGGGTAACTGGGATGAAGACGAGACTTGTTCCAGGAAGCGAGTGCAGAGACTATCGTCCCCAGAGAAGTGGGAGATAAAGCAGATGTTGGCAGCGTCCTGCATCGACAGAAGCGAATTGCCAGAGTTCGACATGGAGACTGGAATTCTGCCACGCGAggacgatgaagaagaagacgtGGAAATCGAGCTTGTCGAAGAAGAGCCGCCGTTCTTGCACGGCCACGGCCGAGCACTTGGAGATCTGAGTCCTGTGCGCATTGTGAAAAACCCTGACGGTTCTCTGGCGCAAGCTGCGATGATGCAGAGTGCTCTAGcgaaggagaggagagagcAGAAGATGCTACAAAGAGAACAGGAGATGGACTCGGTGCCTACCGGGCTCAACAAGAACTGGATCGATCCTCTGCCGGAAGCGGAAAGCAGGACTCTGGTAGCAAACATGCGAGGCATTGGTCTGCAAACTCAGGACCTTCCTGAATGGAAGAAGCACGTTATAGGCGGCAAGAAATCATCCTTCGGAAAGAAAACAAACTTGACTTTGCTGGAGCAGCGTCAGAGCTTACCAATATACAAGCTACGGGACGATTTGGTAAAGGCCGTGACTGATAATCAAATTCTGATAGTAATTGGAGAAACCGGGTCTGGAAAAACCACTCAGATCACGCAATATTTAGCTGAGGCTGGATTCACAGCTCGTGGGAAAATCGGCTGCACCCAGCCAAGACGAGTCGCAGCAATGTCGGTCGCCAAAAGAGTGGCCGAAGAGTTCGGTTGTCGATTAGGCCAAGAAGTAGGCTACACGATCCGTTTCGAAGACTGCACCGGCCCGGAGACTAACATCAAGTACATGACTGACGGTATGCTGCTCCGAGAATGTCTCATGGATCTGGATCTGAAGACCTATTCGGTTATAATGTTGGACGAGGCGCACGAGCGTACGATTCACACCGATGTTCTCTTTGGCTTGCTGAAGCAGGCAGTTGGAAGGAGACCAGACCTCAAGCTCATCGTCACCAGCGCCACTTTGGACGCGGTGAAGTTCTCGCAGTACTTTTTCGAGGCTCCGATTTTTACTATACCTGGCAGAACGTTCGAGGTAGAGGTGATGTACACTAAGGAGCCAGAGACGGATTATTTGGACGCTGCATTGATCACAGTGATGCAGATTCATCTGAGAGAGCCACCGGGAGATATATTGCTCTTCTTGACCGGTCAGGAGGAGATCGACACAGCCTGCGAGATTTTGTACGAGAGGATGAAATCCCTGGGACCGGATGTCCCAGAGCTGATCATTCTGCCGGTGTACTCTGCGTTGCCTTCCGAGATGCAGACCAGGATATTCGAGCCAGCTCCACCGGGTTCCAGGAAGGTGGTGATAGCTACAAACATTGCTGAGACCAGCTTGACCATCGACGGGATCTACTATGTTGTGGATCCGGGATTCGTTAAACAGAAGGTGTACAACTCCAAGACTGGCATGGACAGTCTCATCGTGACCCCGATCAGTCAGGCTGCTGCTAAACAGCGGGCTGGAAGAGCTGGTAGAACAGGTCCAGGGAAATGTTACAGACTTTACACCGAGAGAGCTTACAGAGACGAGATGCTGCCCACTCCAGTTCCAGAAATCCAACGCACCAATTTAGCCACCACCGTGTTGCAGCTGAAGACTATGGGCATCAACGATCTGTTACACTTCGATTTCATGGACGCACCGCCTGTAGAATCGCTCATCATGGCCTTGGAGTCCTTGCACAGTCTCAGCGCGTTGGATAACGAAGGATTATTGACAAGATTGGGTAGAAGAATGGCAGAGTTCCCGTTGGAGCCTAATTTGTCCAAGATGCTGATCATGAGCGTTCACCTGCAGTGCTCTGACGAGATACTGACCATCGTCAGTATGTTGTCTGTGCAGAATGTGTTCTACAGACCGAAAGATAAGCAGGCTCTAGCAGATCAGAAAAAGGCAAAGTTCAATCAACCTGAAGGTGACCATTTGACTTTGCTAGCAGTGTACAATTCCTGGAGGAATAATAAATTCAGTAATGCGTGGTGCTATGAGAATTTCGTGCAGATTAGGACACTGAAACGCGCGCAGGATGTGCGCAAACAGTTGCTGGGCATCATGGATAG GCATAAGCTGGATGTTGTGTCCGCTGGGAAGAACACTGTAAGAATCCAGAAGGCTGTGTGCTCTGGTTTCTTCAGGAATGCTGCGAAAAAGGATCCTCAAGAAGGATACAGAACGCTGGTGGATAGCCAGGTGGTTTACATTCATCCGAGCAGTGCGCTGTTCAACAGGCAACCTGAATGG